The segment CTCTTTCCTAGCTGCAGCCGGGTTTCAGAACAGATAAAGGCCCCTGATGCATCCGGCCGGCAAATCGTCCGGCCTCCATCCGGGGCCTTTATACTGAAACTGTTTCTCAAAAATAAATACTGACGAATAACTGGTTTTACTTGTTCTCAGCCTTCAGGGCTTTCAGCTCATCAAATACAACATCGTTAAGCACCTTGATGTAGGTTCCCTTCATTCCGGAAGAACGAGACTCAATGACGCCGGCGCTCTCAAACTTGCGCAGCGCGTTTACGATTACGGATCTTGTAATTCCCACTCTGTCTGCAATCTTGCTTGCAACCAGGATTCCCTCGTTGCCTTCCAGTTCATCGAAAATGTGTGTGATTGCCTCAAGCTCAGAGAAGGATAAGGTGCTGATGGCGGATTTAACAATCTGAATCTTCCTTGTCTCCTCAGCATTCTCCTCGTTTACGGAACGCATCATCTCCAGGCCCACTACGGTGGTGCCGTACTCGCTCAGGATAATGTCGTCGATATCATACTGCTCATCTGACTTATAGATGAACAGGGTTCCCAGACGCTCTCCCGACATGTCGATTGGCGTGATAATCGCCTGATATTTCTTTACGTTTTCCTCTGCAAAGCCTAGAGTTGCCAGATTCACATTTTCTTTTGTCGACAATACATTCAAAAGACGCTCGTTTAACATATGGTCAACAAAGCCGCCTACCTGATCCTCAATCAGCTCCTCGATCTCATCAATCCCCGGGCAGATAGCCACTCCGAGAACCTTTCCCTTCTTGCTGATGACAAGAATATTCGAGTGAAGAATCTCACTGAGAACTTCACAGATGTCGTTGAATACCACCTTGTGTGAATGATTGTTATGCAATAATTTGTTAATTTTCCTTGTTTTGTCCAACAACTGAACGCTCATTACCAGTTACCTCCTTTTCTTAATCATAGTATTTTAAAATTATTGCTTGCTCAAATAAATTGTAACACGATTTTGTTTTAATAACAAGAGTTTTTCTGGTTTTTTCAACTTTCTTAATAGTTTTTTTTAGTAGCTGGTATAGCTGCAGATGTTTCACAGGTCATTTTCTTCCTGACAGCATTCTGAACAATCACCGAGCTGGCTTTCAACTCTCAGTTTAAAGCATCTCCGCCCTCCCCTGGCGGCTCCTCCATACCAGGGCTGTCTGCTGCAGCGCATTGGCTTCTTCGGCACAAAACAGGCAGGTACCGTTCAGGGAACCTGCCTGCCGATCATCTATTCCTGCTGCTGTCTGTTTTCCTTCGTCTTTACATAGCCGCACTCCTTATTGGTGCACAGGAGTTTGTTGCCCTTCTCCACCATCAGACCGCCGCACTCCGGGCAGCGCTCAGCAGAGGGCTTCTGCCATGACATGAAGTCGCACTCCGGGTTATTCTCACATCCGTAATACTTTCTGCCCTTCTTTGTCTTGCGGATCACAATCTCCTTTCCGCACTTTGGACAGGCGACCCCAATCTTTTCCAGGTAAGGCTTGGTATTCCGGCACTCCGGGAAGCCCGGGCAAGCCAGAAATTTCCCATGAGGACCGTATTTGATGACCATCATCCGGCCGCACAGGTCACAGGGCACATCGCTGACCTCATCAGCGATCTTCACTGCCTCCAGCTTCTTTTCCGCCTCCTTCACCGCCTCCTCCAAATCGGGATAGAAGTTCTCAATAACCGTTTTCCACTGTACCGTGCCGTCCCCGATCCGATCCAGCAGGTACTCCATATTGGCGGTAAAGGCAGTGTCCACAATGCTCGGAAACGCCTTCTTCATCATGCGGTTGACTACTTCGCCTAACTCTGTCACATAGAGGTTTTTATTCTCCTTCACCACATACCGCCTTGCAAGGATGGTTGTGATCGTCGGCGCATAGGTACTGGGGCGGCCAATCCCCTGCTCCTCAAGAGCCTTTACCAGAGATGCCTCTGTGTAGTGGGCCGGCGGCTGAGTAAAATGCTGACTGCTCTCAAGAGCCTCGCATGCAAGCACATCGCCTTTCTCCAGCTTTTCTGAGAGGACTGTGCTCTCCTCCTTCTCATCCTCCTGCACGTAGACAGACATAAAGCCGTCAAATTTCAGCTTGGAGGCAGACAGAGTAAAAAGGTATTCTCCGCCTGCATACCCGGCTGCCACGCGGACGGATGTGGTCTCATACACGGCAGCCTGCATCCGGCTGGCCGCAAACCGCTTCCAGATCAGCTGGTACAGGCGGAACAGATCCCTCGCCAGAGATTCCTTCACCACGGCAGGAGTCAGGGAGATGTCTGTGGGACGGATAGCCTCGTGGGCGTCCTGAATCTTGGCTCCTCCCTTTTTCACCGCTTCCTCTGTGGATACATACTGTTTTCCATATTTCTCTTCGATAAACTCCCTGGCTGTCTTGTCGGCCTCCTCGGCGACACGGGTGGAGTCTGTACGCAGATAGGTGATAAGTCCTATGGTTCCCTTTCCCTCAATATCCACGCCCTCGTAAAGCTGCTGGGCAAGCCTCATGGTTTTCTGGGTGGAGAAATTAAGGGTCTTGGACGCCTCCTGCTGAAGCGTGCTGGTGGTAAACGGGATCGGAGCCTTCTTCACTCTCTCCCCTGTCTTTACTTCATCCACCGTATACTGGGCTCCCTCAAGAGCTGCTGTGACAGCTTCCAGCTCCTCTTTTTTGTGGATGGCCATACGGCCCTCCCTGGTTCCGTAAAATTTGGCTGTCAGCTTTTTCTTTGAGCCTTTTGCCTTGAGTTTTGCTTCCAGATTCCAGTATTCCTCCGGGATAAAGGAGCTGATCTCTTCCTCCCTGTCGCAGATCATGCGCAGCGCCACTGACTGCACGCGGCCCGCACTCAGCCCTCTCTTTACCTTCGCCCAGAGAAGCGGGCTGATCCGATAGCCGATCATGCGGTCCAGAACGCGTCTTGCCTGCTGGGCGTCCACCAGGTTCATATCAATCGCCCTCGGCGTCTTTAAAGCCGCCTTTACGGCATTTTTCGTGATCTCATTGAATGTAATCCTGTATACCTTCTTATCTTTGCAGTCCTCCAGCTTCAGAGCCTTGGAAAGATGCCAGGAAATCGCCTCTCCCTCCCGATCAGGGTCAGTAGCCAGATAAATCTTGTCTGCCTTTTTTACTTCTTTTCTGAGCTTTGCCAGAATGTCCCCCTTGCCCCGGATGGTAATATATTTCGGTTCATAGCCATGTTCAATGTCAATCCCCATCTGGCTTTTGGGCATATCCCTCACATGCCCGTTGGAAGCGTCCACCTCATAATTTGAACCGAGAAATTTCTTGATCGTCTTCACCTTTGCCGGTGACTCCACAATTACCAAATTTTTAGCCATAGCCAACTCCTACCTGAATTTCCTAACGTAATACTGGTTTGATGTCTGGACGGCGAATCCGTCCAGTTCCAGTTTTAAAAGGACTGCCGTACATTCCCCGGCAGGCAGCCCGCTCTCCGTCACAATCTGTTCCAGATGCTTCGGTTGTAAATCTAGGCAACTATACACCATTTTCTCGTTCTTGACAAGACCATTTTCAGTTTTTTTCATAATCTTCCCGTTTTTTTCACTTTTCATGCCCAGAAGGTTCAGCACATCCTCCGGCGTCATGAGAAGCCCGGCGCCGGACTGTATTAGCTCATTGCAGCCGGCGCTTAAGGGATCGGTAACGCGTCCTGGAACTGCAAACACATCCCTTCCCTGCTCCAGAGCCAGACCTGCCGTAATCAGGGAACCGCTCCTTTTCCTGGCCTCCACCACGATCACCAGATCGGAAAGGCCGCTGATAATCCTGTTTCTCATGGGAAAATTGGCGGGGTACGGCGGTGTTTTCGGCACAAACTCCGTGATCAGCCCACCCTGCAGCCCTATCCGCTCAGCCAGCTCCGTATGCTCTCTCGGATAGCAGATGTCGATCCCGCAGCCGAGAATCCCGTAAGTGTCCCCGCCTGCCTCCAGCGCTCCCCCATGCCCTGCCCCGTCGATTCCCAGAGCCAGTCCGCTCACCACCTGAACTCCCGCTCTGGCCAGCTCTCTGGACAGGTACCTGGCCTCCTCCCTTCCATAGTAGCTGCATCCCCTCGCTCCTATGACAGCTGCCGAAGGCCTCTGATCCTCCGGCAGCCTTCCCTTTACGAACAGCCCCAGAGGCATGCCCGGAAGCTCTCTGAGCCGCTCAGGATAGCCGCTGTCGTAGATTGTGATAAAGTCTATTCCCCTCTCCCTGAGCCTATGATATTCTTCTGTGCAGGACTCCAGATTCCTTTTTTCTGAAAGGATCGCTCCCCTCTCTCTGGCCGTCAGGAAGTGACAGGCCTTAAGCTCCTGTTCCTTCATATAATATATGCTTCTGAATCCTCCCGTCTCATTCAGGAGGCGCTCCATTTTTTCGGCCCTCAGCCCTGGCACATGGCACAGCCAGTAGAGATATTCCTTTTCTGTCATTTCCGAAACCCCCAATATCTTTTTTCAAAGCTCCTGTAGGACACAGCCTCGCTCAGATGCACGCGTCCAATCTGCCTCTCTCCGTCCAGATCAGCGGCTGTGCGGGCCGCCTTGAGTATCTTCTCAAGCCCTCTCGCGCTGAAGCCGTAGCTTCTGTATACAGCCTGAAGGAATTTTTCGTCCTCCGGCCTGAGCCGGCAGAATTCTTCTGTTTCCGCAGGCCCCATCTCACTGTTAAACCGGATGGCCATGCCCTTGAAGCGCTCCTTCTGCATGTTTCTGGCTCTTTCCACGCGTTTTTTCATTGAGGCTGAACATTCCTCCGCCTCCTTCTGTTTCGCGCCGTCCTGCCCCCGCAGATCGCTGTAGGACACGGCAGGCACCTCCACTCCCAGATCAATCCGATCGAGAAACGGCCCGGACACCCTGCTCAGATACCTTCTGATCTGCGCTTCCGTGCAGGTACAGCGGCTCTTGTCCGGATAATGGCCGCAGCGGCATGGGTTCATGGCGCAGATCAGCATAAAATCCGCCGGAAACTCCACGCTTCCATTCAGCCTCGACACGGTAATCCGTCTCTCCTCCAGAGGCTGCCTCAGCAGATCCAGAATCCTTGCCGGAAATTCCGTCAGCTCATCGAGAAACAGGACACCTCCCGAAGCCAGAGAGATCTCCCCGGGCCTGGGATTTCTCCCGCCTCCGGCTAGGGACTGGGCCGTGATGCTGTGGTGAGGCGCCCGAAACGGCCTGCGGGTCATAAGAGGAAGCTCCTCCGGCAGCAGGCCGCAGATACTGTACACCTTCGATACCTCTATGGCCTCCTCAAAGGTTACAGCAGGAAGAATTGAGGGGAGCCGTTTGGCCGCCATGGTCTTTCCTGTTCCGGCAGGGCCGATGAGCAGGCAGCTGTGCTTTCCCGCCGCAGCCATCTCCATGGCGCGCTTTACCGTAATCTGCCCGCATATATCTGCATAATCAGGGAAGGCCTCCTCCCCCGTCTCTTCCTCCTTTTCAAACACTTCCCTGGAGAACCACTGCCCGCGGATGTTCTCCGGCCTGCGCAGAAGCTTTGCAAGGCCGCCGAGACTGGAAACTCCCACGATCTCTATTCCCTCCACCACAGTTCCCTCTCTCACATTCCTCTCCGGCACAAAGCAGCGGGAGAACCCCGCCTGCCTGGCACAGTAGACCCGCGGGAGAATCCCATTGACCGGCTTCACCTCCCCGTTCAGGCCGAGCTCACCCAGAAATACGGCTCCTGAGGCCGTCTTTTCAAGTTCCTCCTCCAGGCAGCACAGCACTGAGGCCGCTATGGCCAGATCAAAGGCTGTTCCCTCCTTTCTGACTCCTGCCGGTGACAGATTCACCGTAATTCTCCTGGGCGGCAGAAGCACACCGGAATTTCTCAGGGCAGTTCTCACCCTCTCCTGCGCCTCTCTCACCTCCTCTGACAGGTAACCCACCATGTTGAACGACGGAATCCCGCTGCTCATATCCGTCTCAATGGCAACCAGATACCCCTCTACGCCGCGTATGCCGCAGCTCACTGTCTTGCTGAACAAAATACATACTCCCTTCCCCCGCCGTGATGTGATGCGGGCCTCTGAAACTGAATGATCGATTTGCCAGACAATCCATTCGAAACCTTCTCGGTCTGGAGGCTTCCCGGTATGGAAACTTCTGTTATAGATAATAGAATGGAACGTCATAAAAAGAAATCAATGAAAAATTAAGAAATCAGTGAAAATGATAAGATTCGTAAAATAAGAAATTGCCAGAGATAAAAAACTGTTGAAAAATTGCTGAATGCTGAAGAAAAGAGGTTCAGGAACAGAAAAAAATTCAGAAAAAATGCAGACCGGGCTGGCAGCAGCAATGCACAGACTCGAAACAGAAAATCCTGCTCTCGTCCTGGCATTTTCATTGTCTCACAGATAACAGGATTTTGCAAAGTTTTTTTGCAGAATCTTTTGCAGGATTCTGCAAGGCTAAGCTGTATGGATAAGGATTCTGTATGCAAACCGGCGGAGGAAAAATCCCCCGCCGGCAGCTTAAATCTGATATTGATTGAACGTACCCTTTTAATTAGTCGTTTCCGTACAGTGTAACGAGCTTGGTCAGGTAAGAGTATCTTGCCTTTGCCTCTTCCTCGTTCTTTGCAGACAGCTCTTTTGCTCTCTCCGGATTCTTCAGAGCCAGAGATGCGTAACGAACCTCGCCCTTTAAGAACTCCTGGTAGTCTCCTGTCGGAGCCTTGCTGTCTAAGGAGAACTTCTTCTCAGCAGCCGGGTTGAAGCGGAAGTTGTGCCAGTAACCGCACTCTACAGCCAGCTTCTCCTCTGTCTGAGCCTTGCTCATACCCTTCTTGATACCATGGTTGATACATGGAGCGTAAGCGATAATTAAGGATGGTCCCGGATATGCCTCAGCCTCAGCCAGAGCCTTTACAGTCTGGTTGTAGTCAGCACCCATGGAGATCTGTGCTACGTATACATAGCCGTAGCTCATAGCGATAGAAGCCAGATCCTTCTTCTTAACATCCTTTCCGCCTGCTGCGAACTGTGCCACAGCACCTGTTGGTGTAGCCTTGGAGGACTGTCCGCCTGTGTTGGAGTAAACCTCTGTATCGAATACCATGATGTTGATGTCCTTGCCGGAAGCGAGAACGTGGTCAACACCGCCGAATCCGATATCGTAAGCCCATCCGTCACCGCCGAATACCCACTGGGACTTCTTGCCGAGGAAATCTTTGTTCTTTACGATCTCCTTGCAAACCGGGCAGTCAATTCCCTCTAAAGCGGCTACCATCTTATCTGTAGCAGCGCCGTTTAATGCGCCTACGTTGTATGTGTCAAGCCACTCCCTGCATGCAGCCTTCACTTCCTCGGAAGCCTCAGCGCCTGCAACGATGCCCTCAACCTTTGTCTTTAATCCGTCACGGATTGCGTTCTGAGCTAATAACATACCGTAACCAAACTCAGCGTTGTCCTCGAACAGAGAGTTGTCCCAGGCCGGACCGCGTCCCTGCTTGTTTACTGTGTATGGTGTGGACGGTGAAGAGTTACCCCAGATAGAGGAACATCCTGTCGCGTTGGAGATATACATTCTGTCACCGAAGAGCTGTGTGATTAACTTCGCGTACGGTGTCTCTCCACATCCTGCACATGCGCCGGAGAACTCTAAGAGAGGCTGCTTGAACTGGCTTCCCTTTACTGTTGTCTCCTTGAACTTGGCGATAACATCTTCCTTGATGTCCAGAGTCTGGCCGTAATCGAATACCTTCTGCTCGCCGAGGTTAGCGTCCAGAGCGCTCATGGTGAGGGCCTTCTCACCCTTCTTTCCTGGGCAGACATTTGCACAGGAACCGCATCCTGTACAGTCAAGAGCGGAGATTGTCATGGCGAACTTGTACTCCGGCATACCTGTCATCGGAAGAGCCTTTGTTCCCTCCGGAGCTGCTGCAAGCTCAGCGTCTGTCATGGCGATTGGACGGATAACAGCGTGCGGGCAGACATAGGAACAGAAGTTACACTGGATACAGTTGTCCGGATTCCATGTCGGAACATTTACAGCGATACCGCGCTTCTCATATGCAGAGGAACCGGATGGTGTGGAACCGTCTACATAGTCTACGAATGCGGATACAGGCAGGTTGTTTCCTTCCTGAGCGTTTACAGCTGCCTGAACGGTGTTGACGAACTTCACAACATCCTCGCGTCCGGATGTAGCGTGTGTCATATCCAGTCCCTCGTCCTCGCAGTTTTTCCAGCTCTCCGGAACCTGAACCTCTACCACGTGCTGAGCGCCTGCGTCGATAGCTGCCCAGTTCTTCATAACAACGTCCTCACCCTTGCGGCCGTAGGTTGCCTTTGCAGCAGCCTTCATCAGCTCGTTTGCCTTGTCAGCCGGGATGATGTCAGCCAGCTTGAAGAATGCAGACTGAAGGATTGTATTGATACGTGTCGGGCCCATGCCTGTCTCGATACCCAGCTTCACACCGTCGATGGTGTAGAACTTGATATGGTGCTCGGCAATGTATCTCTTAACCTGTCCCGGAAGGTGCTTCTCAAGGCCTTCCATATCCCATGGGCAGTTTAACAGGAATGTACCGCCGTCAACCAGCTCCTGAACCATGTTGTACTTGCGCACGTATGCCGGGTTGTGGCATGCTACGAAGTTCGCACGGCGGATCAGATAGGTAGACTTAATCGGAGAATGGCCGAAGCGCAGGTGGGACATGGTGATACCGCCGGACTTCTTGGAATCATAGTCAAAGTAAGCCTGAGCGTACATGTCTGTGTTGTCGCCGATGATCTTGATGGAGTTCTTGTTAGCGCCTACAGTACCGTCTGCTCCAAGTCCCCAGAACTTGCAGTTGATGGTTCCCTCTGGAGTTGTAACAAGGGGCTCACCCAGTTCCAGAGAAAGGTTTGTAACGTCATCCACAATACCGATTGTGAATTTCGGCTTCTCTGTGTTATTGTATACAGCTACGATCTGAGCCGGAGTTGTATCTTTGGAACCTAAGCCGTAGCGTCCTGTGAAGATCTCCACATCGCCGAACTTGCTTCCTCTTAAGGCAGCAACTACATCCAGGTACAGCGGTTCGCCGAGAGAACCTGGCTCCTTTGTTCTGTCGAGAACGGAGATCTTTTTAACTGTATCAGGAATTGCATTGATGAATGCCTCTGTGCAGAATGGTCTGTACAGACGAACCTTCACAACACCCACCTTCTGTCCCTGCTTTAACAGGTAGTCGATGGTCTCCTCGATTGTATCGTTTACGGAACCCATGGCAACGATGATGTGCTCTGCATCCGGTGCTCCGTAGTAGTTGAACAGCTTGTAGTCTGTTCCGATCTTCTCGTTAACCTTGTCCATGTACTCCTGAACAATAGCCGGAAGAGCCTCATAGTACGGGTTGCAGGCCTCTCTTACCTGGAAGAAGATATCCGGGTTCTGAGCAGAGCCTTTCTGGCATGGATGGTTTGGATTTAACGCGTTCTTTCTGAACTCGTCGATAGCATCCATATCAGCCATATCCTTCAGATCCTCATAATCCCATGTCTCGATCTTCTGGATCTCGTGGGATGTACGGAATCCGTCGAAGAAGTTGATAAACGGAACCTTGCCCTTGATAGCTGCCAGATGTGCAACCGGTGTTAAGTCCATAACCTCCTGCACGCTGGACTCGCACAGCATAGCGCATCCAGTCTGACGACAGGCGTAGATATCAGAATGATCGCCGAAAATATTTAATGCATGAGTGGCAACGGCACGCGCAGAAACATTAAATACACCCGGAAGCTGCTCTCCTGCAATCTTGTACAGGTTCGGGATCATCAGTAAAAGTCCCTGGGAAGCTGTGTAGGTAGTGGTCAGAGCGCCTGCTACCAGAGAACCATGTACAGCACCTGCTGCACCGGCTTCAGACTGCATCTCAGTGATCTGTACCTTCTGTCCGAAGATATTTGTCCTTCCGTCTGTTGCCCACTCGTCTGTGGCTTCTGCCATAGGAGAAGAAGGGGTAATCGGATAGATGGCTGCAACATCTGTATATGCATAGGAAGCATGAGCTGCTGCATGGTTACCATCCATGGTCTTCATTTTTCTTGCCATGTGAATATTCCTCCTATTAAATGTGAAATATTTATGAGATACTTCCCTCTCGGGAATATTTCCTGCTAAATATTATACCAAGTTTTTGTTAAAATGCAAACGAAAAAGGACGATTCCCGCGTACTTAATTAGAAACAATCCAAAAAAGGAGGAGAAGCCGTGTACGCAGCACTGCTTCTCCTCCTTTTTTGGCTGATGTTTAAAACCTGCCTGCAATTTTAATTTCCCGCCGGTCCTTCTGCCGGTGAATCCGGACCAGCCGGCACTGTCGGACCAGGGGACGGTGTCTGCCCTCCCTCCGGTACCTGGCTTTCGGGATTAGCCGGAACTGTCTCTCCCACTGCCGGACCTTCTCCCGCCGGGCTTCCTGGACCTGCTGGATTCTCCGCCGCCTCTGTAGATGCCGCTGTGCTGTCTGCAGACCCTGCAGATGCCTCTGTACTGTCTGCTGCTGCAGACTCTGTAGGAGCTTCTGTTGTCAGCACAACACCTGAAGTATTTCTTTTGATAATCGCGGCCTTTCCTCTGTAAACGCTGTTGTGGAAATCAATTCTGCTGATCTCCTCACCGTCCTTGTAGGTTACAAGGTCTGTACTCCACCTGCTTCCCGGTGTTGGCTGCTTTACAACCTTTTCCTGATCAGGCTGAAGTGTCTGATCCTCCTCATAGGTCGGCGCGGGCGGATCCAGCTCCGCTGTTTTCTCAGATTCCATACGTACCTTCACACCGCTCTCCAGAACCGGTATTCCGTAAATGGAGCAGGTCACCTTCTGGTCGGAAAAGCTGGCTCTGATGGCCACAGGATAGTCCGAATTATTTACAAACCGGAAATCCGGCCCGCCGTAGCTGACTGCCGCGTCCTCGCCCGGAGTCACATAGGAAGGCTCGTAGCTGTGCGCATGGCGCTCTGTACTTTTCAGTCCTGCAAAGATGACTGCATTGTAGAGAGTGGAAGAAACCTGACACACGCCGCCGCCCGGTTCCTGAATTACCTCACCGTTCAGATATGCCGTAGCCGGCTGATAGCCCTTCTCTGTGGAACGCGGTCCTGTAGTCTCATTAAATGAGAACTCCTGGCCCGGGTTCACGATCGTTCCATTAATCGCCTCCGTGCAGAGCTTCAGATTCTGATTCCTGTTTTTATTATTTGTGGCTGTGGTGGTGTAGGTTCCAATCGTGGTATATTTCTCCTCGAGCTGAGCCGCGGTCAGTTCCGGCTCCACTTCCTTTACCTGGGCCTCAATCACAGCCTTATAATCTTTGTTCCCGACAGCTTTCACAATGTCCTCGGCCAGCCTGTCCTGGTCGATGACAGCTCCCTTTGTTCCCTCTTCAAACTCAAACTTTCCAGTTTCTTTATTGTATCCTGAAATACCGCCGTTTTTGGCGACCATGTTCCAGTTCCCTGCAATCAGGGACGCCTCAGCCTTGGCTGCATCCAGCAGGTTATCCGTGTTGACTTCAAAGGTCGTTTCTGTGCTTCCCCCGTAGATTTCCTCGAGCAGCTCGTCCACTCTGCCCTCCAGCAGATTTCCCACAGAAGCTTCCTTGTCATTGTATGTCACCTTCATATCCCAGCCGTACTGATCAAGGATCTTCTCTCTTGCTTCCTCCTGGGTCATCCCGTCAATGGAAATACCGTCCACAGTGATTCCGCCCTCTGCCGCCTCCCCGGCCGCCGAAGATCCTTCCGTACTCTCAAGAGCGTCTGTTCCTCCGCTGCACCCTCTCACAAGGAGAACCACAGCCAGAATGATTACGATCAGGGCCACTCCATATACTATCCACTGAGTAAAATCTCGGTTTCTGCGCCGTCTTCTGTTGTGCATGTTTCTGGCGCTGTAGGAATAATTCGGCGTACCATGACCAGCTCGGTTTCTGGATGCGGCGGAATGTGAAGAACCTGCCCTTCCAGAGCGGGAAGAAGCCTCCCTTCTGCCTCCTGAATTCGATGTCCTTCTTCTGGAAGAACTTCTGTTTAATTCGCTCATTTTTCTCACCTAAAATTCATAATATTGTATTCTACGCACAAGTATAACACAATTTGTAGAAAATGAAAGAACATATTTTCTTAAAATTTTATTTCCGTCGAAAT is part of the Clostridium sp. M62/1 genome and harbors:
- the codY gene encoding GTP-sensing pleiotropic transcriptional regulator CodY, with protein sequence MSVQLLDKTRKINKLLHNNHSHKVVFNDICEVLSEILHSNILVISKKGKVLGVAICPGIDEIEELIEDQVGGFVDHMLNERLLNVLSTKENVNLATLGFAEENVKKYQAIITPIDMSGERLGTLFIYKSDEQYDIDDIILSEYGTTVVGLEMMRSVNEENAEETRKIQIVKSAISTLSFSELEAITHIFDELEGNEGILVASKIADRVGITRSVIVNALRKFESAGVIESRSSGMKGTYIKVLNDVVFDELKALKAENK
- the topA gene encoding type I DNA topoisomerase, whose translation is MAKNLVIVESPAKVKTIKKFLGSNYEVDASNGHVRDMPKSQMGIDIEHGYEPKYITIRGKGDILAKLRKEVKKADKIYLATDPDREGEAISWHLSKALKLEDCKDKKVYRITFNEITKNAVKAALKTPRAIDMNLVDAQQARRVLDRMIGYRISPLLWAKVKRGLSAGRVQSVALRMICDREEEISSFIPEEYWNLEAKLKAKGSKKKLTAKFYGTREGRMAIHKKEELEAVTAALEGAQYTVDEVKTGERVKKAPIPFTTSTLQQEASKTLNFSTQKTMRLAQQLYEGVDIEGKGTIGLITYLRTDSTRVAEEADKTAREFIEEKYGKQYVSTEEAVKKGGAKIQDAHEAIRPTDISLTPAVVKESLARDLFRLYQLIWKRFAASRMQAAVYETTSVRVAAGYAGGEYLFTLSASKLKFDGFMSVYVQEDEKEESTVLSEKLEKGDVLACEALESSQHFTQPPAHYTEASLVKALEEQGIGRPSTYAPTITTILARRYVVKENKNLYVTELGEVVNRMMKKAFPSIVDTAFTANMEYLLDRIGDGTVQWKTVIENFYPDLEEAVKEAEKKLEAVKIADEVSDVPCDLCGRMMVIKYGPHGKFLACPGFPECRNTKPYLEKIGVACPKCGKEIVIRKTKKGRKYYGCENNPECDFMSWQKPSAERCPECGGLMVEKGNKLLCTNKECGYVKTKENRQQQE
- the dprA gene encoding DNA-processing protein DprA, producing MTEKEYLYWLCHVPGLRAEKMERLLNETGGFRSIYYMKEQELKACHFLTARERGAILSEKRNLESCTEEYHRLRERGIDFITIYDSGYPERLRELPGMPLGLFVKGRLPEDQRPSAAVIGARGCSYYGREEARYLSRELARAGVQVVSGLALGIDGAGHGGALEAGGDTYGILGCGIDICYPREHTELAERIGLQGGLITEFVPKTPPYPANFPMRNRIISGLSDLVIVVEARKRSGSLITAGLALEQGRDVFAVPGRVTDPLSAGCNELIQSGAGLLMTPEDVLNLLGMKSEKNGKIMKKTENGLVKNEKMVYSCLDLQPKHLEQIVTESGLPAGECTAVLLKLELDGFAVQTSNQYYVRKFR
- a CDS encoding YifB family Mg chelatase-like AAA ATPase, which codes for MFSKTVSCGIRGVEGYLVAIETDMSSGIPSFNMVGYLSEEVREAQERVRTALRNSGVLLPPRRITVNLSPAGVRKEGTAFDLAIAASVLCCLEEELEKTASGAVFLGELGLNGEVKPVNGILPRVYCARQAGFSRCFVPERNVREGTVVEGIEIVGVSSLGGLAKLLRRPENIRGQWFSREVFEKEEETGEEAFPDYADICGQITVKRAMEMAAAGKHSCLLIGPAGTGKTMAAKRLPSILPAVTFEEAIEVSKVYSICGLLPEELPLMTRRPFRAPHHSITAQSLAGGGRNPRPGEISLASGGVLFLDELTEFPARILDLLRQPLEERRITVSRLNGSVEFPADFMLICAMNPCRCGHYPDKSRCTCTEAQIRRYLSRVSGPFLDRIDLGVEVPAVSYSDLRGQDGAKQKEAEECSASMKKRVERARNMQKERFKGMAIRFNSEMGPAETEEFCRLRPEDEKFLQAVYRSYGFSARGLEKILKAARTAADLDGERQIGRVHLSEAVSYRSFEKRYWGFRK
- the nifJ gene encoding pyruvate:ferredoxin (flavodoxin) oxidoreductase encodes the protein MARKMKTMDGNHAAAHASYAYTDVAAIYPITPSSPMAEATDEWATDGRTNIFGQKVQITEMQSEAGAAGAVHGSLVAGALTTTYTASQGLLLMIPNLYKIAGEQLPGVFNVSARAVATHALNIFGDHSDIYACRQTGCAMLCESSVQEVMDLTPVAHLAAIKGKVPFINFFDGFRTSHEIQKIETWDYEDLKDMADMDAIDEFRKNALNPNHPCQKGSAQNPDIFFQVREACNPYYEALPAIVQEYMDKVNEKIGTDYKLFNYYGAPDAEHIIVAMGSVNDTIEETIDYLLKQGQKVGVVKVRLYRPFCTEAFINAIPDTVKKISVLDRTKEPGSLGEPLYLDVVAALRGSKFGDVEIFTGRYGLGSKDTTPAQIVAVYNNTEKPKFTIGIVDDVTNLSLELGEPLVTTPEGTINCKFWGLGADGTVGANKNSIKIIGDNTDMYAQAYFDYDSKKSGGITMSHLRFGHSPIKSTYLIRRANFVACHNPAYVRKYNMVQELVDGGTFLLNCPWDMEGLEKHLPGQVKRYIAEHHIKFYTIDGVKLGIETGMGPTRINTILQSAFFKLADIIPADKANELMKAAAKATYGRKGEDVVMKNWAAIDAGAQHVVEVQVPESWKNCEDEGLDMTHATSGREDVVKFVNTVQAAVNAQEGNNLPVSAFVDYVDGSTPSGSSAYEKRGIAVNVPTWNPDNCIQCNFCSYVCPHAVIRPIAMTDAELAAAPEGTKALPMTGMPEYKFAMTISALDCTGCGSCANVCPGKKGEKALTMSALDANLGEQKVFDYGQTLDIKEDVIAKFKETTVKGSQFKQPLLEFSGACAGCGETPYAKLITQLFGDRMYISNATGCSSIWGNSSPSTPYTVNKQGRGPAWDNSLFEDNAEFGYGMLLAQNAIRDGLKTKVEGIVAGAEASEEVKAACREWLDTYNVGALNGAATDKMVAALEGIDCPVCKEIVKNKDFLGKKSQWVFGGDGWAYDIGFGGVDHVLASGKDINIMVFDTEVYSNTGGQSSKATPTGAVAQFAAGGKDVKKKDLASIAMSYGYVYVAQISMGADYNQTVKALAEAEAYPGPSLIIAYAPCINHGIKKGMSKAQTEEKLAVECGYWHNFRFNPAAEKKFSLDSKAPTGDYQEFLKGEVRYASLALKNPERAKELSAKNEEEAKARYSYLTKLVTLYGND